A stretch of Mesorhizobium sp. M2A.F.Ca.ET.046.03.2.1 DNA encodes these proteins:
- a CDS encoding helix-turn-helix transcriptional regulator, producing the protein MSLTSPPPTTAVRLTTRERDSLALVAEGKTDWEISVILGIAEATVRFHVDNARRKLGAVNRAQAVARLVNQRLI; encoded by the coding sequence ATGAGCCTGACCTCGCCGCCCCCGACCACGGCGGTCAGGCTAACGACGCGCGAGCGCGACAGCCTGGCTTTGGTCGCCGAGGGCAAGACCGACTGGGAGATCTCGGTGATCCTCGGCATCGCGGAGGCGACCGTGCGCTTCCATGTCGACAATGCCAGGCGCAAGCTCGGCGCCGTCAACCGCGCGCAAGCGGTGGCGCGGCTGGTGAACCAGCGACTGATATAG
- a CDS encoding L,D-transpeptidase family protein: protein MRTSRRFFLTGASALAAAVVAGQASAQDVIGDILKSSTRGNWDDQFDARGNDTNKVASTLPIFSQQTVAFTEQAVAQYQNIVAQGGWEQVPATKKLQLGVDDPDVVPLRKRLMVSGDLPQSAGISTAFDSYVDSAVKRFQLRHGLPADGAMGKYTYTAMNVPAQIRLGQLQTNLQRLKEKAGTLGSRYVLVDIPAAQVEAVENDRVVLRHTAIVGKIDRQTPIVNSKINEIIVNPYWNAPVSIVRKDIIPLMRKDPNYLKDSHIRLFAPDGSEVDPMTIDWSTDDAAKYRFRQDPGNNNAMASVKINFPSPDGVYMHDTPQQSLFGKLMRFDSSGCVRVQNVRDLVTWILRDTPGWDRQHFEAAIKTGENTPINVVNPVPVHFLYLSAWSTAPGVVQFRDDIYALDGAQELQISSAQ, encoded by the coding sequence ATGAGAACCAGCCGCCGTTTCTTTCTTACCGGAGCCTCCGCGCTCGCCGCGGCCGTGGTCGCCGGCCAGGCCAGCGCCCAGGACGTGATCGGGGATATCCTGAAATCCTCGACGCGCGGCAATTGGGACGACCAGTTCGACGCCCGCGGCAACGACACCAACAAGGTCGCCTCGACGCTGCCGATCTTCAGCCAGCAGACGGTGGCCTTCACCGAGCAGGCGGTGGCGCAGTACCAGAACATCGTCGCCCAAGGCGGCTGGGAACAGGTTCCGGCGACCAAGAAGCTGCAGCTCGGCGTCGACGACCCGGATGTCGTGCCGCTGCGCAAGCGCCTGATGGTCTCGGGCGACCTGCCGCAGAGCGCCGGCATCTCGACGGCCTTCGATTCCTATGTCGATTCCGCGGTCAAGCGCTTCCAACTCCGCCATGGCCTGCCGGCCGACGGCGCCATGGGCAAATACACCTATACGGCAATGAACGTCCCGGCGCAGATCCGCCTCGGCCAGTTGCAGACCAACCTGCAGCGACTGAAGGAAAAGGCCGGCACGCTCGGCAGCCGCTATGTGCTGGTCGACATTCCGGCGGCCCAGGTCGAGGCGGTCGAGAACGACCGCGTCGTGCTTCGCCATACCGCGATCGTCGGCAAGATCGATCGCCAGACGCCGATCGTGAACTCCAAGATCAACGAGATCATCGTCAATCCGTACTGGAACGCGCCGGTCTCGATCGTGCGCAAGGACATCATTCCGCTGATGCGGAAGGATCCCAACTACCTCAAGGACAGCCACATCCGCCTGTTCGCGCCGGACGGCAGCGAGGTCGATCCGATGACCATCGACTGGTCGACCGACGATGCCGCGAAATACCGCTTCCGCCAGGATCCGGGCAACAACAATGCGATGGCCTCGGTCAAGATCAACTTCCCGAGCCCGGACGGCGTCTATATGCACGACACGCCGCAGCAGAGCCTGTTCGGCAAGCTAATGCGCTTCGACTCGTCGGGCTGCGTGCGCGTCCAGAATGTGCGCGACCTCGTCACTTGGATCCTGCGCGACACGCCCGGCTGGGACCGCCAGCATTTCGAAGCGGCGATCAAGACCGGCGAGAACACGCCGATCAACGTGGTCAACCCGGTACCTGTCCACTTCCTCTATCTGTCGGCCTGGTCGACCGCCCCCGGCGTCGTTCAGTTCCGCGACGACATCTACGCCCTCGATGGCGCCCAAGAGCTGCAGATCAGCTCGGCTCAGTAA
- a CDS encoding MarR family winged helix-turn-helix transcriptional regulator, translating to MINSRPAAKTANVSDDRREAIRSLYMESLQLVERLHRRLLDVIKDEFDRNGRSDINAIQALLLFNIGNSELTAGELRSRGYYLGSNVSYNLKKLVDLGFINHQRSRIDRRSVRVSLTPKGNEVADVVAGLYERHVGSIEAVGGINTDEFKQMNRALQRLDRFWNDTIAYRM from the coding sequence ATGATCAATTCGCGTCCGGCGGCGAAGACCGCAAACGTATCCGACGATCGCCGCGAGGCTATCCGTTCGCTGTACATGGAATCGCTGCAGCTGGTGGAGCGTCTGCACCGCCGTCTGCTTGACGTGATCAAGGACGAGTTCGACCGCAACGGCCGTTCCGACATCAATGCCATCCAGGCGCTGCTGCTCTTCAACATCGGCAATTCGGAGCTGACCGCCGGCGAGCTGCGTTCGCGCGGTTACTATCTCGGCTCGAACGTCTCCTACAATCTGAAGAAGCTGGTCGACCTCGGCTTCATCAACCACCAGCGCTCACGCATCGACCGCCGCTCGGTCCGCGTCTCGCTGACGCCGAAGGGCAACGAGGTGGCCGACGTCGTCGCGGGCCTCTACGAGCGCCATGTCGGCTCGATCGAAGCGGTCGGCGGCATCAACACCGACGAGTTCAAGCAGATGAACCGCGCCCTGCAGCGGCTCGACCGCTTCTGGAACGATACGATCGCTTACCGGATGTAG
- a CDS encoding DUF6163 family protein yields MSEVTSRRVVLQPSTTEVIFAWFQRVIAGYCLLFGILYWIRLIGIYPGELWRFDLMPVHWQVAAATLAVFFPFAAAGLWMLASWGPVIWFICAVTETVMYAGFPDLFGHRLLIVISHASVALLYIVFRVVIWLQKRQLRQ; encoded by the coding sequence GTGAGCGAGGTCACCTCCAGGCGCGTGGTGCTGCAGCCCTCGACCACCGAGGTCATCTTCGCCTGGTTCCAGCGTGTGATCGCCGGCTACTGCCTCTTGTTCGGCATCCTCTACTGGATCCGCCTGATCGGCATCTATCCGGGCGAATTGTGGCGCTTCGACCTGATGCCGGTGCACTGGCAGGTGGCGGCGGCGACGCTTGCCGTCTTTTTCCCCTTCGCCGCGGCGGGGCTTTGGATGCTGGCCTCCTGGGGGCCGGTGATCTGGTTCATCTGCGCGGTGACCGAGACGGTGATGTATGCCGGCTTCCCCGATCTCTTTGGCCACCGCCTGCTGATCGTGATCTCGCACGCCAGCGTGGCGCTGCTTTATATCGTCTTCCGCGTGGTCATCTGGCTGCAGAAGCGCCAGCTCCGGCAGTAG
- a CDS encoding enoyl-CoA hydratase/isomerase family protein, whose product MDFGGGDEIRFERLGRAGVVTLTRPKALNAVTHNMVKALGKALDAWEEDPGIGVVVVKAEGRAFSAGGDILHIYEAGRAGRPPVDFFADEYRLNARIARFKKPYVALIDGIVMGGGVGISFHGSHRVLTENAQFAMPEVGIGFFPDVGASHLLPDLGGSFGMYLGLTGNRIRYGDALWSGLATHTIKAEDQAGLLDELATSGDANAELRDFFVPAKRETERQDLEAISRHFSQSSLAGIIDSLERAGADDAFAAKTLATLKTRSPTSLNVAWRQISAGSTLSMDECMKMEFRILNRMLAGHDFYAGIRAAIIDKGSTPAWRPASLDEVSAADIDTYFAPLGDKELTL is encoded by the coding sequence ATGGATTTTGGCGGCGGCGACGAGATCCGCTTCGAGCGGCTGGGCAGGGCGGGCGTGGTTACATTGACCCGGCCGAAGGCGCTCAACGCCGTCACGCACAACATGGTCAAGGCGCTCGGCAAAGCGCTCGATGCCTGGGAAGAGGATCCGGGCATCGGCGTCGTCGTCGTCAAGGCCGAGGGCAGGGCGTTTTCCGCCGGCGGCGATATCCTGCACATCTACGAGGCCGGCCGCGCCGGCAGGCCGCCTGTCGACTTCTTCGCCGACGAGTATCGGTTGAACGCCCGCATTGCGCGCTTCAAGAAACCCTATGTCGCGCTGATCGACGGCATCGTCATGGGCGGCGGCGTCGGCATCTCCTTTCACGGCTCGCATCGCGTGCTGACCGAGAACGCGCAGTTCGCCATGCCGGAGGTCGGCATCGGCTTTTTCCCCGATGTTGGCGCCAGCCATTTGCTGCCGGATCTCGGCGGCTCGTTCGGCATGTATCTTGGGCTGACCGGAAACCGCATCCGCTATGGCGACGCGCTGTGGTCGGGGCTCGCCACCCACACCATCAAGGCCGAGGACCAGGCCGGCCTGCTCGACGAGCTGGCGACGAGCGGCGATGCCAATGCGGAGCTGCGCGATTTCTTCGTGCCCGCCAAACGCGAGACCGAGCGGCAGGATCTGGAAGCGATCTCGCGTCATTTCTCGCAGAGCTCGCTCGCCGGCATCATCGACAGTCTGGAGCGGGCAGGGGCCGACGATGCTTTTGCCGCAAAGACGCTGGCGACGCTGAAGACCCGCTCGCCGACCAGCCTCAACGTTGCCTGGCGCCAGATCAGCGCCGGGTCGACGCTGTCGATGGACGAATGCATGAAGATGGAGTTCCGCATCCTGAACCGCATGCTGGCCGGCCATGATTTCTACGCAGGCATCCGCGCCGCCATCATCGACAAGGGCTCGACGCCCGCCTGGCGGCCGGCGAGCCTGGATGAGGTCAGTGCCGCCGACATCGACACCTATTTCGCCCCGCTCGGAGACAAGGAGCTCACCCTGTGA
- a CDS encoding isoprenylcysteine carboxylmethyltransferase family protein: MAFIWFIYAAWLMLIIFLTVQAIGVKRDTEPHLLQSFGLMFAIIAAFLLPRLPIFDFVNFAPVGTVLGGIGAAITIAGMALLVWARQALGRNWSQTVSAKQEHELVRSGPYSRLRHPMYTGGLLASIGSVIVVGGPFVFLLILLGAIFIWRVGAEDRLLARQFPDEFPEYARRTNALIPFVW; the protein is encoded by the coding sequence ATGGCCTTCATCTGGTTCATCTATGCCGCCTGGCTCATGCTGATCATCTTCCTGACCGTTCAGGCGATTGGCGTGAAGCGGGACACCGAGCCGCACCTGCTGCAGAGCTTCGGCTTGATGTTCGCCATCATCGCCGCCTTCCTGCTGCCGCGGCTGCCGATTTTCGACTTCGTCAACTTCGCACCCGTCGGCACGGTCCTGGGCGGCATCGGCGCCGCGATCACCATCGCGGGCATGGCGCTGTTGGTCTGGGCGCGGCAGGCTCTCGGTCGCAACTGGAGCCAAACCGTTTCGGCCAAGCAGGAGCATGAGCTGGTAAGGTCCGGTCCATACAGTCGCCTGCGTCATCCCATGTACACGGGCGGCCTGCTCGCCTCTATCGGCTCGGTGATCGTGGTCGGCGGCCCCTTCGTCTTTCTGTTGATCCTGCTCGGGGCGATTTTCATCTGGAGGGTCGGAGCCGAGGATCGGCTTCTGGCGCGGCAATTTCCCGACGAGTTCCCCGAATATGCGCGCCGCACGAACGCGCTTATCCCGTTCGTCTGGTAG
- a CDS encoding DUF2066 domain-containing protein — MPGFSRLAAMVIGMIAICFVCRPVIAATPAELYQAQTIVTGTGDVNRQIGFKDCLDKVLVKVSGDQRLTQKTQMLALREKAADFVQSFRYHDRLEGIPIHDEQGTHDRPHDLTCLYKPDVVDKLLAQLGSRPWTGERPTIAVFMTAEQGAGHFVLTQDEQRGNAMRESFANAAGPLLMRVTFPKAGQLGGLDEKALSEADMARLDKLAKKAGAARALAGSIVWSDEELGWIADWRLADRGKIYRWQARGVSFDEAFRVAIRGAAQVLSGHGQP, encoded by the coding sequence ATGCCCGGATTTTCTCGCCTCGCGGCCATGGTGATCGGCATGATCGCCATCTGTTTCGTCTGTCGCCCCGTCATCGCCGCGACGCCCGCCGAGCTTTACCAGGCGCAAACGATCGTCACCGGAACCGGAGACGTGAACCGGCAGATCGGTTTCAAGGATTGCCTCGACAAGGTGCTGGTCAAGGTCTCGGGCGATCAGCGGCTGACGCAGAAGACGCAGATGCTGGCGCTGCGCGAGAAGGCGGCCGATTTCGTCCAATCCTTCCGCTACCACGACCGGCTCGAAGGCATTCCGATCCATGACGAGCAAGGCACGCATGACCGGCCACACGATCTGACCTGCCTCTACAAGCCGGATGTGGTCGACAAGCTACTCGCGCAGCTCGGCAGCAGGCCCTGGACCGGCGAGCGGCCGACGATCGCCGTCTTCATGACCGCCGAGCAGGGCGCTGGGCACTTCGTGCTGACGCAAGACGAGCAGCGCGGCAACGCGATGCGCGAATCCTTCGCCAATGCCGCCGGTCCGCTGCTGATGCGCGTCACCTTTCCAAAGGCTGGGCAGCTTGGCGGGCTCGATGAGAAGGCGCTTTCCGAAGCCGATATGGCAAGGCTCGACAAACTCGCGAAGAAAGCGGGAGCGGCCCGGGCGCTCGCCGGCTCGATCGTGTGGAGCGACGAGGAACTCGGCTGGATCGCCGACTGGCGGCTGGCCGATCGCGGCAAGATCTATCGCTGGCAGGCGCGCGGAGTCAGCTTCGACGAGGCCTTTCGGGTCGCGATCAGGGGCGCGGCGCAGGTCCTGTCCGGGCACGGGCAGCCGTAA
- the hemB gene encoding porphobilinogen synthase: MNKFTPAKPAGARSVDEITGSRRLRRMRKADWSRRLVQENQLTVNDLIWPIFVVDGKHLREPIAAMPDVYRLSIDLAVREAERAAKLGIPAIATFPNVELALRDQTGSHILNPDNVINRATRAIKDAVPEIGIITDAALDPFTSHGHDGILRDGIIVNDETVEQVAAAAVIQAAAGADIIAPSDMMDGRIGAIRDALDANGFQDVAIMSYATKFASAFYGPYREAVGTAGLLKGDKKTYYIDHANSDEAMREAEQDLAEGADMLMVKPGLPYLDIIRRLKDEFQMPTFAYQVSGEYSMIKAAAANGWIDGEKAMLESLLALKRAGCDGVLTYFAPTVAEMLKG; encoded by the coding sequence ATGAACAAATTCACCCCCGCAAAGCCTGCCGGCGCGCGCAGCGTCGACGAGATCACCGGCAGCCGCCGGCTCAGGCGCATGCGCAAGGCCGATTGGTCGCGCCGCCTGGTGCAGGAGAACCAGCTTACGGTCAACGATCTGATCTGGCCGATCTTCGTCGTTGACGGCAAGCACCTACGCGAGCCGATCGCCGCCATGCCGGACGTCTATCGCCTCTCCATCGATCTCGCGGTGAGGGAAGCCGAGCGCGCCGCCAAGCTCGGCATTCCGGCGATCGCCACCTTCCCCAATGTCGAGCTTGCGCTGCGCGACCAGACCGGCTCGCACATCCTCAACCCGGACAATGTCATCAACCGCGCCACGCGCGCCATCAAGGACGCGGTGCCGGAAATCGGCATCATCACCGATGCCGCGCTCGACCCGTTCACCAGCCATGGCCATGACGGCATCCTGCGCGACGGCATCATCGTCAATGACGAGACGGTGGAGCAGGTCGCGGCCGCGGCCGTCATCCAGGCCGCCGCCGGCGCCGACATCATCGCGCCTTCCGACATGATGGACGGCCGCATCGGCGCCATCCGCGACGCGCTCGATGCCAACGGGTTCCAGGACGTGGCGATCATGTCCTATGCGACGAAGTTCGCCTCCGCCTTCTACGGCCCCTATCGCGAGGCGGTCGGCACCGCCGGCCTGCTCAAGGGCGACAAGAAGACCTATTACATCGACCACGCCAATTCCGACGAGGCGATGCGCGAAGCCGAGCAGGACCTCGCCGAAGGCGCCGACATGCTGATGGTGAAGCCGGGTCTCCCCTATCTCGACATCATCCGCCGGCTCAAGGACGAGTTCCAGATGCCGACCTTCGCCTACCAGGTTTCGGGCGAATATTCGATGATCAAGGCAGCGGCCGCCAATGGCTGGATCGACGGCGAGAAGGCGATGCTGGAATCGCTGCTTGCGCTGAAGCGCGCCGGCTGCGACGGCGTGCTGACCTATTTCGCGCCGACCGTGGCGGAGATGTTGAAGGGGTAA
- a CDS encoding glutathione S-transferase gives MAKAGKAKAARPESATTATLTISSKNYSSWSLRGWLLCRMAGFEFEEKRVDIDDAEQRQELLLLSPSVLVPRLTHDGVTVWDTLAISEYLAETMPGAGLLPAERVARAHCRAVSGEMHSGFHNLRSALPMNLKARHKSFKIFSGARPDVERIKAIWSECLATYGGPWLFGAWPTMADAMYAPVCTRFRTYAVDLEAPLAAYCETVFAWPLMREWTEGALAEPEEIVELDVEF, from the coding sequence ATGGCCAAGGCGGGGAAGGCGAAGGCGGCGAGGCCGGAAAGCGCGACGACGGCGACGTTGACGATCTCGTCGAAGAACTACTCGTCCTGGTCACTGCGCGGCTGGCTGCTGTGCCGCATGGCCGGTTTTGAGTTCGAGGAGAAGCGCGTCGACATCGATGATGCGGAGCAGCGGCAGGAATTGCTGCTCCTGTCGCCGTCGGTGTTGGTGCCGCGGCTGACGCATGACGGCGTCACCGTATGGGATACGCTGGCCATCTCCGAATACCTGGCCGAGACGATGCCGGGCGCCGGCCTGCTGCCAGCCGAGCGCGTGGCGCGCGCCCATTGCCGCGCGGTGTCGGGCGAAATGCATTCGGGCTTCCACAATCTGCGCTCGGCACTGCCGATGAACCTCAAGGCGAGGCACAAGAGCTTCAAGATCTTTTCCGGCGCGCGGCCCGACGTGGAGCGGATCAAGGCGATCTGGTCGGAGTGCCTGGCGACCTATGGCGGGCCGTGGCTGTTCGGGGCATGGCCCACCATGGCCGACGCCATGTATGCTCCGGTCTGCACCCGCTTCCGCACCTACGCGGTTGACCTCGAAGCGCCACTCGCCGCCTACTGCGAGACGGTCTTTGCCTGGCCGCTGATGCGGGAATGGACCGAAGGCGCGCTCGCCGAGCCAGAGGAGATCGTCGAGCTCGACGTGGAATTCTGA
- the phaZ gene encoding polyhydroxyalkanoate depolymerase — protein MLYQAYQLQDDLIAPARMLAELMGSATAGMALGDSAKRPIAAGLEMIARFRLTHTRPDFGIETVRVGHREVPVAVETALALPFGQLLRFAKNIDARQPKVMVVAPLSGHFSTLLRGTVETLLADHEVYVTDWANARDVPLSAGSFGVDDYVDYLIRFLEAIGPGAHILAVCQPCVQALAAVAVMSEDRHPATPRSMTLMAGPIDPRESPTEVNEFAVSKSLAWFQSYVISHVPWRHPGGGRRVYPGFLQLTAFMAMNSDRHVTAHRKLHEHLAAGETAEAEKIKTFYDEYFAVLDLTEEFYLETIDRVFQKAELATGAFTFRGSKVDPGAIRHTALLTVEGVRDDICALGQTSAAHDLCRSLRPHLKRHHLQANVGHYGVFNGKRWEREIYPVVRNLILAME, from the coding sequence ATGCTTTACCAGGCCTACCAGCTCCAGGACGACCTCATAGCTCCGGCGCGCATGCTTGCCGAACTGATGGGTTCCGCGACGGCCGGGATGGCGCTCGGCGACTCCGCCAAACGACCCATCGCGGCCGGGCTGGAGATGATCGCCCGTTTCAGGCTCACCCATACGCGGCCGGATTTCGGCATCGAGACTGTCAGGGTCGGCCACCGCGAGGTGCCGGTCGCCGTCGAAACGGCGCTCGCCCTGCCCTTCGGCCAACTGCTGCGCTTTGCCAAGAACATCGACGCCCGCCAGCCGAAGGTCATGGTGGTCGCGCCGCTGTCGGGACATTTCTCGACGCTGCTGCGCGGCACGGTGGAGACGCTGCTGGCCGACCACGAGGTCTATGTCACCGACTGGGCCAATGCCCGCGACGTGCCGCTGTCGGCCGGCAGCTTCGGCGTGGACGACTATGTCGACTACCTCATCCGTTTCCTGGAGGCGATCGGCCCGGGGGCGCATATCCTGGCGGTCTGCCAGCCCTGCGTCCAGGCGCTCGCCGCCGTCGCCGTCATGTCCGAGGACAGGCATCCGGCGACGCCGCGCTCGATGACGCTGATGGCGGGGCCGATCGACCCGCGCGAAAGCCCGACGGAGGTCAACGAATTCGCCGTCAGCAAGTCGCTGGCTTGGTTCCAAAGCTACGTCATCTCGCATGTGCCTTGGCGCCACCCGGGCGGCGGGCGGCGGGTGTATCCGGGCTTCCTGCAGCTCACCGCCTTCATGGCCATGAACAGCGACCGCCACGTCACGGCGCATCGCAAGCTCCATGAGCATCTGGCGGCCGGCGAGACCGCCGAAGCCGAGAAGATCAAGACTTTCTACGACGAGTATTTCGCGGTGCTCGACCTCACCGAGGAATTCTATCTCGAGACCATCGACCGGGTGTTCCAGAAGGCGGAGCTTGCCACAGGCGCGTTCACCTTCCGCGGCAGCAAGGTCGACCCCGGCGCGATCCGCCACACGGCGCTGCTCACCGTAGAGGGCGTACGCGACGACATATGCGCGCTGGGCCAGACCTCGGCGGCGCATGATCTGTGCCGCTCGCTGCGCCCACATTTGAAGCGGCATCACCTGCAGGCCAATGTCGGCCATTACGGCGTCTTCAACGGCAAACGCTGGGAACGCGAAATCTATCCCGTGGTGCGCAACCTCATCCTGGCGATGGAATAG
- a CDS encoding dihydrofolate reductase family protein — protein sequence MSRLRVNAFTLSLDGYGAGPDQSLDNPLGVGGEDLHKWMIKTRSFYQMIGKEGGTTDTDDDFAVRSFENVGAWILGRNMFAPSRGPWPDDNWKGWWGPNPPYHVPTFILTHQKRAPIEMEGGTTFYFVTDGIHSALEQAKAAAVGKDVRIGGGVSTVRQYLQEKLIDEMHLAVSPLLLGSGEHLFAGLDMLKLGYRCTGQVATADATHVMIGRV from the coding sequence ATGTCCAGGCTGCGTGTTAACGCTTTCACCTTGTCGCTCGACGGTTACGGCGCCGGTCCCGATCAGAGCCTCGACAACCCGCTCGGCGTAGGCGGCGAAGATCTACACAAGTGGATGATCAAGACCCGCTCGTTTTACCAGATGATCGGCAAGGAAGGCGGGACAACGGATACCGACGACGATTTTGCCGTGCGCAGCTTCGAGAATGTCGGCGCGTGGATCCTCGGCCGCAACATGTTCGCGCCGAGCCGTGGTCCATGGCCGGACGACAACTGGAAAGGCTGGTGGGGTCCCAACCCGCCCTACCACGTGCCGACCTTTATTTTGACGCATCAGAAGCGCGCGCCGATCGAGATGGAAGGCGGGACGACGTTCTATTTCGTCACCGACGGCATCCACTCAGCGCTCGAACAGGCGAAGGCAGCCGCCGTCGGCAAGGATGTGCGCATCGGCGGCGGCGTCTCGACTGTCCGGCAGTATCTGCAGGAGAAGCTCATCGACGAGATGCATCTGGCAGTCTCGCCGCTCCTGCTCGGCTCGGGCGAGCATCTGTTTGCCGGACTCGACATGCTGAAGCTGGGATACCGTTGCACCGGGCAGGTGGCGACCGCCGATGCCACGCATGTGATGATCGGACGGGTGTGA
- a CDS encoding integrase core domain-containing protein — protein MVWRETGIMDERLRFVVECLAGEETMTQLCAAFEISRKTGYKWLGRYRETGPEGLHDRLRAPLDHGRATAAELVERIVAEKEAHPLWGPKKIMARLKRAEPSCGWPAVSTAGEILKRHGLVGRRRRRWRAVGNGPWPEPAAPNAVWTVDHKGWFRTRDGWRCEPLTVMDALSRYLLGLEATGSTADEEAWPVFERLFEENGLPDRIRSDNGPPFASAGVTGLTPLAVRFIKLGIALERIQPGKPQQNGRHERFHLTMLPMADAPKADKAAQARAFENFRRSYNEERPHEALGMDTPAQHYRPSTRPMPKTAPEPDYPTEAAVRGVRQNGAVKWRGTEIYVSATLAGEPIAIEETEDGEWTMRFHTHPLGFIDEKHMKLVRRSAAPSRPLGAAATAS, from the coding sequence ATGGTTTGGCGAGAGACTGGCATCATGGATGAGCGGCTTCGTTTTGTTGTTGAATGCCTAGCTGGCGAGGAGACGATGACGCAGCTTTGCGCGGCCTTCGAGATCTCACGCAAGACCGGCTACAAATGGCTTGGGCGTTACCGGGAGACCGGGCCGGAAGGCCTGCACGACCGGCTGCGGGCGCCGCTCGATCACGGCCGAGCAACGGCAGCCGAGCTGGTGGAGCGGATCGTGGCGGAGAAGGAAGCGCATCCGCTGTGGGGGCCGAAGAAGATCATGGCGCGGCTGAAGCGGGCGGAGCCCAGTTGTGGCTGGCCGGCAGTCTCGACAGCTGGCGAGATCCTGAAGCGGCATGGTCTTGTGGGACGCCGGCGCCGGCGCTGGCGGGCTGTGGGCAATGGGCCATGGCCGGAGCCTGCGGCGCCGAATGCGGTGTGGACGGTAGACCACAAGGGCTGGTTCCGGACCCGTGACGGCTGGCGCTGCGAGCCATTGACGGTGATGGATGCATTGAGCCGCTACCTGCTGGGGCTCGAGGCGACGGGCTCGACGGCCGACGAGGAGGCGTGGCCGGTGTTTGAGCGATTGTTTGAGGAAAACGGTCTGCCGGATCGCATTCGAAGCGACAATGGCCCACCCTTTGCGTCGGCCGGCGTCACAGGGCTGACGCCGCTGGCAGTGCGCTTCATTAAGCTCGGCATCGCCCTGGAGCGCATCCAGCCAGGCAAGCCGCAGCAGAACGGGCGCCATGAGCGTTTCCATCTGACCATGCTGCCGATGGCCGATGCACCGAAGGCTGACAAAGCGGCTCAAGCCAGGGCCTTCGAGAACTTCCGGCGCAGCTACAATGAGGAGCGTCCGCACGAGGCGCTGGGCATGGACACCCCGGCACAGCATTACCGCCCCTCGACCCGACCGATGCCGAAGACAGCCCCTGAACCCGATTATCCGACCGAGGCAGCGGTGCGCGGCGTGCGCCAGAACGGCGCGGTCAAATGGCGGGGCACCGAGATCTATGTCTCGGCCACGTTGGCCGGCGAACCGATTGCCATTGAAGAGACCGAGGATGGCGAGTGGACGATGCGCTTCCACACCCATCCGCTCGGCTTCATCGATGAGAAGCACATGAAACTGGTTCGCCGCAGCGCCGCGCCAAGCCGACCGCTTGGCGCTGCGGCGACCGCATCATAG